In one Chryseobacterium camelliae genomic region, the following are encoded:
- the tsaB gene encoding tRNA (adenosine(37)-N6)-threonylcarbamoyltransferase complex dimerization subunit type 1 TsaB, with protein MKILYLETSSKNCSVAISDNEKLLCLTEEVSDNYKQSESLHTFVEWALEGAGISMKDIEAVSLGKGPGSYTGLRIGASSAKGFCYGLKVPLVTVNSLESMIEPFLDKNYDFVIPLVDARRMEVYTAVYDGKTGEVIIETEAKILDEHSFEEFKDKKVMFVGDGAKKAKEILQLPHADFNEDTYPSAQYLIKKSLEKLDKKEFEDIAYFEPFYLKDFHGVKKKKSEDFN; from the coding sequence ATGAAAATTTTATATCTGGAGACTTCTTCAAAAAACTGTTCGGTGGCGATTTCAGATAATGAAAAACTTTTGTGTCTTACAGAGGAAGTTTCCGATAATTATAAACAGTCTGAAAGTCTTCACACTTTTGTAGAATGGGCTTTGGAAGGTGCTGGAATTTCCATGAAAGATATCGAAGCGGTTTCTTTAGGAAAAGGTCCGGGTTCCTATACCGGATTAAGAATCGGGGCTTCTTCCGCAAAAGGCTTTTGCTACGGATTAAAAGTTCCACTGGTTACCGTGAATTCTCTGGAAAGTATGATAGAGCCTTTTTTAGACAAAAACTATGACTTTGTTATCCCTTTAGTCGATGCGAGACGAATGGAGGTTTATACAGCTGTTTATGATGGAAAAACGGGAGAGGTGATTATCGAGACGGAAGCCAAAATCTTAGATGAGCATTCTTTTGAGGAATTTAAAGATAAAAAAGTGATGTTTGTAGGCGATGGAGCAAAAAAAGCAAAGGAAATTTTGCAGCTTCCTCATGCTGATTTTAATGAAGACACCTACCCTTCTGCACAGTATTTAATCAAAAAGAGTCTTGAGAAGCTTGATAAAAAAGAGTTTGAAGATATCGCCTATTTCGAGCCTTTTTATCTCAAAGACTTTCATGGAGTAAAGAAAAAGAAGTCGGAAGATTTTAATTAA
- a CDS encoding SDR family NAD(P)-dependent oxidoreductase — MKTILITGATSGIGKSTAELLAKQGNRIIICGRRSEVLESLKTELSVFTEMFSLIFDVRNLNEVETAINSLPEEWKNIDVLVNNAGNAHGLDPLSAGKTDDWDAMIDGNVKGLLYVSKMIIPGMKERNSGHIVNISSVAARQTYANGVVYCATKKAVDVISEGMRIELTEFGIKVTNIQPGAVETDFSMVRFKGDSERAATVYAGYEPLKAEDIADSIAYCVNAPKHVCISDMTIYPTAQAEPRTIYRK; from the coding sequence ATGAAAACCATATTAATAACCGGAGCTACTTCCGGAATAGGAAAATCAACAGCGGAGCTTCTTGCTAAACAAGGAAACAGGATTATCATTTGCGGAAGAAGATCTGAGGTGTTGGAATCATTAAAAACAGAATTATCTGTATTCACCGAAATGTTTAGTTTAATATTTGATGTAAGGAATTTAAATGAAGTGGAAACTGCGATCAATTCACTTCCTGAAGAATGGAAAAATATTGATGTTCTGGTTAATAATGCCGGAAACGCACATGGTTTAGATCCTCTTTCGGCAGGTAAAACAGATGACTGGGATGCTATGATTGATGGAAATGTAAAAGGACTTTTATATGTTTCCAAAATGATTATTCCGGGAATGAAAGAAAGAAATTCCGGCCATATTGTGAATATAAGCTCTGTAGCAGCAAGACAAACCTACGCAAACGGAGTTGTGTATTGTGCAACGAAAAAAGCGGTAGATGTAATTTCTGAAGGAATGAGAATCGAATTAACGGAATTCGGGATAAAGGTTACCAATATTCAGCCGGGAGCTGTAGAAACGGATTTTTCTATGGTAAGATTTAAAGGAGACAGCGAAAGAGCGGCAACGGTATATGCAGGATATGAACCTTTAAAGGCTGAAGATATTGCTGATTCTATTGCTTATTGTGTCAATGCTCCGAAACATGTGTGTATTTCAGATATGACAATCTATCCGACCGCTCAGGCAGAACCGAGAACGATTTACAGAAAATAG
- a CDS encoding YraN family protein: protein MATHNDFGKKAEDLAVEYLIKNGYKILVRNFRFQKAEIDIIAEKENLIIITEVKARSTDAFMLPQEAVTKTKIKSIVSAANHYLEEFNKNQEVRFDIISVLPDEKKNLIIEHIIDAFEALDAN from the coding sequence ATGGCAACGCACAACGATTTCGGGAAAAAAGCAGAAGATCTGGCTGTTGAATATTTAATTAAAAACGGGTATAAAATCTTAGTGAGGAATTTCCGGTTTCAAAAAGCTGAAATTGATATTATTGCCGAAAAAGAGAATTTAATTATCATTACAGAAGTAAAAGCACGTTCTACGGATGCTTTTATGCTGCCTCAGGAAGCGGTGACTAAAACCAAAATAAAATCGATCGTTTCTGCAGCCAATCATTATTTAGAAGAATTTAATAAAAATCAGGAAGTGAGATTTGATATTATTTCGGTTCTTCCTGATGAGAAAAAGAATTTAATTATTGAACATATCATTGATGCTTTTGAAGCACTGGATGCTAATTAG
- a CDS encoding S66 peptidase family protein: protein MTKMIFPKSLSKGDKIAVISPAGAVEASQLEKGIEMIKSKGYEPVLGEHLYTKFSNGYNYAGTEQERTKDINWALNDHEIAAIWASRGGYGCQHLIQDLNLKNFTKNPKWYIGYSDNTVIQSYLLKKGFASIHGQTIKTSSFGVTEESYELIFDILKGKTPKYSLTSHQFNKKGNTEGELVGGNLALIYALLGTQYSFDFKDKILFIEDIGENFYALDRMIMSLELAGVFNKISGLIIGGMTNMGDEKDNKQYEESFDEFAYQLISDRISKYDFPAVFGFPNGHIKDNRPLIIGGNVKMIVKDKVKIEF, encoded by the coding sequence ATGACAAAAATGATCTTTCCAAAATCCCTTTCAAAAGGCGATAAAATAGCTGTAATTTCTCCTGCAGGAGCTGTAGAAGCTTCTCAGCTGGAAAAAGGAATTGAAATGATTAAAAGCAAAGGATATGAACCTGTTTTGGGCGAACATCTTTACACTAAATTTTCCAACGGATACAATTACGCCGGAACAGAACAGGAAAGAACAAAAGATATCAACTGGGCTTTAAATGATCATGAAATAGCAGCAATCTGGGCCTCAAGAGGAGGATATGGTTGCCAGCATCTTATTCAGGATTTAAATCTTAAAAACTTTACGAAAAATCCGAAATGGTATATCGGTTATTCTGATAATACGGTTATTCAAAGTTATTTGTTGAAAAAGGGATTTGCTTCCATTCACGGACAAACCATTAAAACTTCAAGTTTTGGAGTGACTGAAGAAAGCTATGAACTGATTTTCGATATTCTAAAAGGAAAAACTCCAAAATACAGTCTTACATCGCATCAATTTAATAAGAAGGGAAATACTGAAGGTGAATTGGTTGGAGGAAATTTAGCCCTTATTTATGCGCTTTTAGGAACCCAATATTCTTTTGATTTTAAAGATAAAATTTTATTCATTGAAGATATCGGAGAAAACTTTTATGCGCTCGACAGAATGATCATGAGCCTGGAATTGGCCGGAGTGTTCAATAAAATTTCCGGGCTAATTATCGGAGGAATGACGAATATGGGTGATGAGAAAGATAATAAGCAATATGAAGAAAGCTTCGATGAATTTGCTTATCAATTGATTTCAGACAGAATTTCAAAGTATGATTTTCCTGCGGTTTTTGGTTTTCCGAATGGACATATTAAAGATAATCGTCCTTTGATTATCGGCGGAAATGTGAAGATGATTGTTAAGGATAAGGTTAAGATTGAGTTTTAA
- a CDS encoding LysE family translocator translates to MFELILSAIVLGFMLSLVFIGPIFFLLIETSFSRGPKHALALDLGVISADLLCILAAYYASADIVTLIDKHPGFYRITSILIFVYGIVMMVTKTKMHMPGEERIINQNYFKTFINGFFFNLLNVGVILFWLVTVISVRNQYPDTGNFILYIGIVIGTYLFIDLIKIFLAKQFHDKLTQNLANKIRRIVGGILIIFSFFIFLQSFKKFNQFDKRLEEAEKTEVKYQKPK, encoded by the coding sequence ATGTTTGAACTTATATTATCTGCTATTGTCTTAGGATTCATGTTGAGTCTGGTTTTTATAGGACCCATTTTTTTCCTTTTAATAGAAACCAGCTTTTCCAGAGGCCCTAAACATGCTTTAGCTTTAGATTTAGGAGTTATCTCTGCAGACCTATTGTGCATTTTAGCAGCTTATTATGCCAGTGCAGATATTGTAACTTTGATCGACAAACATCCCGGTTTTTACCGAATTACATCCATCCTTATCTTTGTATACGGAATTGTAATGATGGTCACGAAAACCAAAATGCATATGCCCGGTGAAGAAAGAATCATTAACCAGAATTATTTTAAAACTTTCATTAATGGTTTTTTCTTCAACCTTTTAAATGTAGGAGTAATCCTTTTTTGGCTGGTAACGGTGATTTCAGTGAGAAATCAATATCCGGATACCGGCAATTTTATTTTATACATCGGGATTGTGATCGGTACTTACCTTTTCATAGACCTTATCAAAATATTTTTAGCGAAACAGTTCCATGATAAATTAACCCAGAATCTGGCAAATAAAATCAGAAGAATTGTAGGCGGAATCCTTATTATTTTCAGTTTCTTTATCTTTTTACAAAGCTTTAAAAAATTTAATCAATTCGATAAACGATTGGAAGAAGCTGAGAAAACTGAAGTAAAATATCAAAAACCCAAATGA
- the rnr gene encoding ribonuclease R yields MAKKRKYISQKNDHKLMEIGRLILRFMNENSTKIYNYKQIADGIDYKNPRQRELVIQALHKLQASERIKETEKGKYIINLNIKGTLTGIIDFNQSGNAYVNVEGLNDDIFIHSKNVKDALQGDKVLIVTYTYKGKKLEGSVLEVLERTRTEFVGTLQVVTHKDFGFVVCDKKTINTDIFIPKGKFGGAEDGDKVIVKMTEWKPGDKNPEGEIIQVLGAPGEHETEIHSILAEYGLPYEFPEEVERDADKIDRSINDEEVAKRWDMRGITTFTIDPKDAKDFDDALSIRKLENGNWEIGVHIADVSHYVVPGTILDDEAYQRATSVYLVDRVVPMLPEVLSNDVCSLRPHEDKFTFSAVFELNDHAEIKKQWFGRTVIHSDRRFTYEEAQERIEGKDGDFKEEILVLDRLAKIMRQQRIKNGAITFDRSEVRFNLDENNEPIGVYFKISKDSNHLIEEFMLLANKKVSEFVSINKKGDITQNTFIYRIHDDPDPAKLESLRDFVSTFGYKMDLANTKKVAESLNRLLHDVKGKGEENMIETLAMRSMSKAVYSTEPIGHYGLGFDYYSHFTSPIRRYPDLIAHRLLQHYLDGGKSPNKADLEEKAKHCSSMERLAADAERDSIKFMQVKFMEKHLGETFNGVISGVAEFGFWVEIPENGAEGLIKLRDLVDDSYMFDAKTHAVYGMKHGKKYQLGDQVQIKVVKANLIQKQLDFKIVD; encoded by the coding sequence ATGGCAAAAAAAAGAAAATATATAAGTCAGAAAAATGATCATAAACTTATGGAAATCGGAAGATTGATCCTGCGTTTTATGAATGAAAATTCCACGAAAATCTATAATTATAAGCAGATTGCAGATGGAATAGATTATAAAAATCCAAGACAGAGAGAGCTTGTGATTCAGGCTTTACATAAACTTCAGGCTTCAGAAAGAATTAAAGAAACTGAAAAAGGAAAATATATCATCAACCTTAATATAAAAGGAACATTAACTGGAATTATCGATTTCAATCAATCCGGAAATGCCTATGTAAATGTTGAAGGATTGAATGATGACATCTTCATTCACTCGAAAAATGTGAAAGATGCGTTACAGGGAGATAAAGTTTTAATTGTAACCTATACGTACAAAGGAAAAAAACTGGAAGGCTCTGTGTTGGAAGTGTTGGAAAGAACCAGAACCGAATTTGTGGGAACTTTACAGGTGGTTACTCATAAAGATTTTGGATTTGTTGTTTGTGATAAAAAAACAATCAATACGGATATTTTTATTCCAAAAGGAAAGTTCGGAGGTGCTGAAGACGGCGATAAGGTGATTGTAAAAATGACAGAATGGAAACCGGGAGATAAAAATCCTGAAGGTGAAATTATTCAGGTTTTAGGAGCTCCGGGTGAGCACGAAACTGAAATCCACTCTATTCTTGCGGAATACGGCTTACCTTATGAATTCCCTGAAGAAGTAGAAAGAGATGCGGATAAGATCGACAGAAGCATCAACGATGAAGAAGTTGCAAAACGTTGGGATATGCGTGGAATTACGACTTTTACCATAGATCCAAAAGATGCAAAAGATTTTGATGATGCCTTGTCCATCAGAAAATTAGAAAACGGAAATTGGGAAATCGGAGTTCATATTGCAGATGTGTCTCATTATGTTGTTCCGGGAACTATTTTGGATGATGAAGCTTATCAGAGAGCCACTTCGGTGTACTTGGTAGATCGTGTTGTACCGATGCTTCCGGAAGTTTTGAGTAATGATGTGTGCTCTCTTCGCCCACATGAAGATAAATTTACATTCTCTGCTGTTTTTGAATTGAATGATCATGCTGAAATCAAAAAGCAATGGTTTGGAAGAACGGTTATTCATTCCGACAGAAGATTTACCTACGAAGAAGCCCAGGAAAGAATTGAAGGAAAAGACGGAGATTTTAAGGAGGAGATCCTTGTTTTAGACAGACTGGCGAAAATTATGCGTCAGCAAAGAATCAAAAACGGAGCGATCACATTCGACAGAAGTGAAGTTCGATTTAATCTGGATGAAAACAACGAACCGATCGGAGTGTATTTTAAAATAAGCAAGGATTCCAACCATTTGATCGAAGAATTTATGTTGCTGGCCAATAAAAAGGTTTCGGAATTTGTTTCAATAAATAAAAAAGGCGATATTACTCAAAATACTTTTATTTATAGGATTCACGATGACCCGGATCCTGCAAAGCTAGAGTCTTTGAGAGATTTTGTCTCCACTTTCGGATATAAAATGGATCTTGCCAACACCAAAAAGGTTGCTGAATCTTTAAACAGATTATTGCACGATGTAAAAGGTAAAGGCGAAGAAAATATGATCGAAACATTGGCAATGCGAAGCATGAGCAAAGCGGTGTATTCTACGGAACCTATTGGTCACTACGGTCTTGGTTTTGATTACTACAGCCACTTCACCTCTCCTATCCGTCGTTATCCGGATTTGATTGCCCATAGATTGTTGCAGCATTATTTAGATGGCGGTAAATCTCCAAACAAAGCAGATCTTGAAGAAAAAGCTAAACATTGCAGTTCCATGGAAAGATTGGCAGCTGATGCGGAAAGAGATTCCATCAAGTTTATGCAGGTGAAATTTATGGAAAAACATTTGGGAGAAACTTTCAATGGTGTGATTTCCGGAGTTGCAGAATTTGGTTTTTGGGTAGAAATTCCTGAAAACGGCGCGGAAGGCCTTATTAAATTGAGAGATTTAGTGGATGATTCCTATATGTTTGATGCCAAAACGCATGCTGTATATGGAATGAAACACGGTAAAAAATATCAGTTGGGAGATCAGGTTCAGATCAAAGTGGTAAAAGCAAACCTGATTCAAAAGCAGTTGGACTTTAAGATAGTTGATTAA
- a CDS encoding Fic family protein has product MKDFKAGIYIKQNSYKSFQPEFINKKWTLEDMDLLNLLSQADRQIGRLDMYSEYIPNIDLFISMHVLKEATESSKIEGTKTNIEEALLEKEDLSEEKRDDWEEVQNYITALNSAISNLEKLPFSSRMIKETHKILLQGVRGKHKLPGEFRTSQNWIGGASLSDATFIPPVYSTINDYMNDLEKFVHNEDYFFPELLKIALIHYQFETIHPFLDGNGRVGRLMITLYLVEKGILKKPILYLSAFFERNRTLYYDNLMRVREKNDIIQWFKFFLVGIIETAKKGITTFDSILKLQKEVDNKVQALGNRANKANALITHLYQHPIFDAQKAKEVTGLSLPSVYKLLEELEKLEIIKEMTGSKRDRLYIFRKYTNLFY; this is encoded by the coding sequence ATGAAGGATTTCAAGGCAGGGATTTACATTAAACAAAATTCATATAAAAGTTTTCAACCGGAGTTTATTAATAAAAAATGGACTTTGGAAGATATGGATCTTTTAAATCTTCTTAGTCAGGCAGATAGACAAATAGGCAGATTAGATATGTATTCGGAATATATCCCGAATATTGATCTTTTTATAAGTATGCACGTTCTTAAAGAAGCAACGGAATCAAGTAAAATTGAAGGAACAAAGACAAATATTGAAGAAGCTTTATTGGAAAAAGAGGATTTATCAGAAGAAAAAAGAGATGATTGGGAAGAAGTCCAGAATTATATAACAGCCTTGAATTCTGCAATTTCGAATCTAGAAAAATTACCTTTCTCTTCGAGAATGATCAAAGAAACTCATAAAATATTATTACAAGGAGTCAGAGGAAAGCATAAACTTCCTGGAGAGTTCAGAACCAGTCAAAATTGGATTGGAGGAGCAAGTTTGAGTGATGCAACCTTTATTCCACCAGTATATTCTACGATTAATGATTATATGAATGATCTGGAAAAATTTGTGCATAACGAAGATTATTTTTTTCCTGAACTGCTAAAGATAGCTTTAATTCATTATCAGTTTGAAACTATCCATCCCTTTTTAGATGGAAACGGAAGAGTAGGAAGATTGATGATTACTCTTTATCTTGTGGAAAAAGGGATTTTAAAAAAACCAATACTATATCTATCTGCTTTTTTTGAAAGAAACAGAACGTTATATTATGATAATCTAATGAGAGTAAGGGAAAAAAATGATATTATACAATGGTTTAAATTTTTTTTGGTAGGAATTATTGAAACTGCTAAAAAAGGGATTACAACATTTGACAGTATCTTGAAGCTACAAAAAGAAGTTGATAACAAAGTTCAAGCCTTAGGAAATAGAGCAAATAAAGCAAATGCATTAATTACACATTTGTATCAGCATCCAATATTTGATGCACAGAAAGCCAAAGAAGTAACCGGATTATCACTTCCTTCTGTATATAAACTTTTAGAAGAATTAGAAAAATTAGAAATAATAAAGGAAATGACGGGCTCAAAAAGAGATAGGTTGTACATTTTTAGGAAATACACCAATTTATTTTATTAA
- the rpiB gene encoding ribose 5-phosphate isomerase B, with the protein MKRKIAIAGDHAGFEYKQILIKHLEENFEVQDFGTFSTDSVDYPDFVHPAATSVENGENELGILICGSGNGVQITANKHQKIRCALCWMPEIAELARQHNDANMISIPARFIAKEVAIEIANKFLSTNFEGGRHQNRVDKIAVC; encoded by the coding sequence ATGAAAAGAAAAATTGCTATTGCAGGAGATCATGCGGGTTTTGAATACAAACAGATCCTGATCAAACATTTAGAAGAAAACTTTGAAGTTCAGGATTTCGGAACTTTTTCTACAGACAGTGTTGATTATCCGGATTTTGTACATCCTGCAGCGACTTCAGTAGAAAACGGAGAAAATGAACTTGGAATTTTAATCTGCGGAAGCGGAAACGGAGTTCAGATTACTGCCAATAAACACCAGAAAATCCGTTGCGCGCTTTGCTGGATGCCTGAAATTGCTGAATTGGCAAGACAGCATAATGATGCCAATATGATTTCAATCCCGGCAAGATTCATTGCAAAAGAAGTAGCGATAGAAATTGCAAACAAATTTCTTTCTACAAATTTTGAAGGTGGAAGACACCAGAACAGAGTTGATAAAATCGCAGTTTGCTAA
- a CDS encoding phosphoglycerate kinase yields MKTINDFNFNGKKALVRVDFNVPQDDQLKVTDNTRIVAVKPTVDKILKDGGSVILMAHLGRPKGEVKDEFSLRHIIEEVSNVLGQEVKFVDECVGEKAEKAASELNSGEILLLENLRFHNEEEKGDEVFAEQLSKLADAYVNDAFGTAHRAHASTAVIAKFFPSTKFFGLLIAKELQAIDKVLKSGERPVTAILGGSKVSTKITIIENVLPAVDNLIIGGGMAFTFIKALGGKIGSSLVEEDKLPLALEILGKAKEHNVKVYLPSDAIIADSFSNDAERKEVDIYAIPEGWMGLDAGARSRDQFNDVLLNSRTILWNGPIGVFEMSNFAGGTVALGDSIAEATRQGAFSLVGGGDSVAFVKQFGYGDKVSYVSTGGGAMLESLEGLELPGVAAINN; encoded by the coding sequence ATGAAAACAATCAATGACTTCAATTTTAATGGTAAAAAAGCTCTTGTAAGGGTAGATTTTAATGTTCCTCAGGATGATCAGCTGAAAGTAACAGATAATACAAGAATTGTTGCTGTAAAACCTACAGTTGATAAAATTCTTAAAGACGGAGGATCTGTAATTTTAATGGCTCACCTTGGAAGACCAAAAGGAGAAGTAAAAGATGAGTTTTCGTTGAGACATATTATAGAGGAAGTTTCTAATGTATTAGGTCAGGAAGTTAAGTTTGTAGACGAATGTGTAGGAGAAAAGGCTGAAAAAGCTGCTTCTGAGCTCAATTCGGGAGAGATCCTGTTATTAGAAAACCTTCGTTTTCATAATGAAGAAGAAAAAGGAGACGAGGTGTTTGCTGAGCAACTTTCAAAATTAGCCGATGCTTATGTAAATGATGCTTTCGGAACTGCACATAGAGCGCATGCTTCGACAGCTGTAATTGCTAAATTTTTTCCTTCAACTAAATTTTTCGGTTTATTGATAGCTAAAGAGCTTCAGGCGATCGATAAAGTTTTGAAAAGTGGGGAACGTCCTGTAACTGCGATACTTGGAGGATCTAAAGTTTCTACTAAAATTACTATTATAGAGAATGTTTTACCTGCAGTTGATAACTTAATTATCGGTGGCGGAATGGCATTTACATTTATCAAAGCTCTTGGGGGTAAGATCGGAAGCTCTTTAGTGGAAGAGGATAAATTACCATTAGCTCTTGAAATTTTAGGAAAAGCTAAAGAGCATAATGTAAAAGTATACCTTCCTTCTGATGCGATCATCGCTGATAGTTTCAGTAACGATGCGGAAAGAAAAGAAGTAGATATCTATGCTATTCCTGAAGGATGGATGGGATTGGATGCAGGTGCAAGATCAAGAGATCAGTTTAATGATGTGTTGTTAAATTCAAGAACCATTCTTTGGAATGGCCCTATCGGAGTTTTTGAAATGTCAAACTTTGCCGGTGGAACTGTTGCTCTAGGAGATAGTATTGCTGAAGCAACGAGACAAGGTGCTTTCTCTTTAGTGGGAGGAGGAGACAGTGTAGCTTTCGTAAAACAATTCGGTTACGGTGACAAAGTAAGTTATGTTTCTACCGGAGGAGGGGCAATGCTTGAAAGTCTGGAAGGTCTTGAACTTCCCGGTGTTGCTGCAATTAATAACTAA
- a CDS encoding class I SAM-dependent methyltransferase, with product MKIKDHFLSQEIFEIKETETKGVFKTSPIPSNISKYYESEDYISHHQDSGSLKEKLYKFLQSFNLQYKKTILLDRINKGSRVLDYGCGAGEFVKFIENDFETFGFEPDSDARKAAKNKISKAAILDNINTIEDQSLDAITLWHVFEHVENQDEMLNIFNNKLKEKGLLIIAVPNPTSYDAKHYKEYWAAYDVPRHIYHFSKSGMENLIAKKPGWKMRKIKPLVLDSYYISMLSEKYKKSSLFWLKAMIYGTISNVKALFSNEFSSLIYIIEKK from the coding sequence ATGAAAATAAAAGATCATTTTCTTTCACAGGAAATATTTGAAATCAAAGAAACAGAAACAAAAGGAGTATTCAAAACCTCCCCTATTCCATCCAATATTTCCAAATATTATGAAAGTGAAGATTATATTTCCCATCATCAGGATTCAGGAAGTTTAAAAGAAAAGCTTTACAAATTTTTACAGTCATTCAATTTACAGTACAAAAAAACAATATTGCTGGACAGAATTAATAAAGGTTCAAGGGTATTGGATTATGGATGTGGTGCCGGAGAATTTGTAAAATTCATAGAAAATGATTTTGAAACTTTTGGGTTTGAACCGGATTCAGATGCCAGAAAAGCAGCAAAAAATAAGATTTCAAAAGCTGCCATTTTAGATAATATTAATACTATTGAAGATCAAAGTTTAGATGCAATTACTCTTTGGCATGTCTTCGAGCACGTGGAAAATCAGGATGAAATGCTTAATATTTTCAATAATAAATTAAAAGAAAAAGGACTGTTAATTATCGCAGTTCCCAACCCTACTTCTTACGATGCAAAACATTATAAAGAATATTGGGCGGCTTATGATGTACCAAGACACATCTACCATTTCTCAAAAAGCGGAATGGAAAATCTGATTGCAAAGAAACCAGGTTGGAAAATGAGAAAAATAAAACCACTGGTTCTTGACTCCTATTATATTTCGATGTTAAGCGAAAAATACAAGAAATCATCTCTATTTTGGCTAAAAGCAATGATCTACGGAACGATTTCCAACGTAAAAGCCCTTTTTTCTAACGAATTTTCAAGTTTGATCTATATTATCGAAAAAAAATAG